The Mycolicibacterium parafortuitum nucleotide sequence TACGGGGCCGACCCGGCCGATGCGTTCGATGTCGTCGTCCCCGACCTACCCGGGTTCGGGTTCTCGCAGCGGCCACCGCAGGCCCTCGACGCCATTGAGGTCTCGCGAATGTGGGCGCGTCTCATGGAGATCCTCGGTTACCGGCGCTTCGGGGCGGTCGGCGGCGACATCGGCAGCAGCGTCAGCCGTTTTCTCGCCCTGGACTTCCCGGATCGTGTCGTCGCGGTGCATCGCATGGACGCCGGGTTGCCGACCGGCGACCCGACGGCGAACGATCTGACACCGGCAGAGCGGCAGTGGATCGCCACGGCAACGACGTGGGGTGCCGTAGAGGGCGGGTACGCCGCGATACACCGCACCAAACCGCAGACCGCCGCCACCGCCCTCAACGATTCGCCGGCTGGTCTGGCCGCGTGGATCGTGGAGAAGCTCCGGGCGTGGAGCGACTGCGACGGCGATATCGAGAGTGTCTTCACCAAAGACGAGATCCTCACCAACGTGTCGATCTACTGGTTCACGTCGACGATCGGCTCGTCGATGCGGATGTACCGGGCGAACGCCCAGATCGACGCCGGACAGCTTGCCCGGCGCATCGAAGCGCCCTCGGGCTATTCGTTGTTCGCCGGCGACATCGTGCGACCACCGCGCGCATGGCTGCACCGAATGAGCAATGCCGTCTACATCAGCGAACCCGCTCACGGCGGGCACTTCGCCCCATTCGAGCAACCTCAGCTCTACGCCGCGGAATTGCGCGACTTCTTCCGTCCCTACCGACATCGCCAGCCCTGGTAGCTGTTTTCCTAGGAAGACGGGTGCCTGTTGCGGGCGCCGCCAAACACGTTGACTCTCCGGTGACAGGGGCAATACCACCGAGCACTGGAGAGTTGTGATGTCGAGTTCCATTCCGGCCGAAGTCGGGGATTACGACCGAATGATGGCACTGCTCACCGGCTACTGGGTCAGCCAGATG carries:
- a CDS encoding epoxide hydrolase family protein — encoded protein: MNNSHRGTGTPDMPAPFTWHATDKQLADLRDRLRATRWPDTPDDVGWSIGVDTSYLRELVEYWANDFQWSEQEEALATSPRFSVPIDGLDIHFVHARAASPDALPLVLSHGWPDSFWRYSKVIPLLTDPGRYGADPADAFDVVVPDLPGFGFSQRPPQALDAIEVSRMWARLMEILGYRRFGAVGGDIGSSVSRFLALDFPDRVVAVHRMDAGLPTGDPTANDLTPAERQWIATATTWGAVEGGYAAIHRTKPQTAATALNDSPAGLAAWIVEKLRAWSDCDGDIESVFTKDEILTNVSIYWFTSTIGSSMRMYRANAQIDAGQLARRIEAPSGYSLFAGDIVRPPRAWLHRMSNAVYISEPAHGGHFAPFEQPQLYAAELRDFFRPYRHRQPW